One window of the Deltaproteobacteria bacterium genome contains the following:
- a CDS encoding toxin-antitoxin system, antitoxin component: MPTKNPRINVVLDNPLYHDVKFLAKKDGVSLSTKLRDLVKEALDVQEDIYLARFAEKREKTFRDSPTLSHEEVWA, translated from the coding sequence ATGCCTACCAAAAACCCGAGAATCAATGTCGTTTTGGATAACCCCCTTTATCATGACGTAAAATTCCTGGCCAAAAAAGACGGGGTCTCTTTATCCACCAAATTAAGAGACCTGGTCAAGGAGGCTCTGGATGTTCAGGAAGACATTTACCTGGCCAGATTTGCCGAAAAACGGGAAAAAACTTTTAGAGATTCGCCAACTCTTAGCCATGAGGAAGTCTGGGCTTAA